In Nicotiana tabacum cultivar K326 chromosome 17, ASM71507v2, whole genome shotgun sequence, one DNA window encodes the following:
- the LOC107829641 gene encoding protein EXPRESSION OF TERPENOIDS 1-like isoform X1, translating to MAGFFSLGGGAASSSQAQDQQQHQQSTNNPPTEISPDSWFLYRNDQELPTYRGFELWQTSNSQPQIRHPINPLQDLYPTAAVGLGDGPTRSGFTVTATRPDHDPSSGGSGGLVMMRSGGGGISCQDCGNQAKKDCEHMRCRTCCKSRGFQCQTHVKSTWVPAAKRRERQQQLTTLQQQQEEQQQQQQQQQTLQLHRDNIPKRQREDPSASSLVCTRILPSSTSGLEVGNFPAKVSSNAVFHCVRMSSVDDAEDQFAYQTAVNIGGHVFKGILYDQGPENQYMAAGESSSGGGSASHQHNLIGAVGTATSAATTSASGGGAAAAPEASPYLDPSLYPAPLNTFMAGTQFFPPPRS from the exons ATGGCTGGGTTCTTTTCACTAGGTGGAGGAGCTGCAAGTAGCAGCCAAGCCCAAGACCAGCAGCAGCACCAACAAAGCACTAATAATCCTCCCACTGAAATTAGTCCAGACAGTTGGTTCTTGTACAGAAATGATCAAGAGTTACCTACATACAGAGGCTTTGAGCTATGGCAAACTAGTAATTCCCAGCCCCAGATTCGGCACCCAATTAATCCGCTTCAAGATCTTTATCCCACCGCCGCTGTTGGATTAGGTGACGGGCCGACCCGCAGTGGCTTTACTGTGACTGCGACTCGGCCCGATCATGACCCTTCTTCAGGAGGATCGGGTGGATTGGTCATGATGAGAAGTGGGGGAGGTGGAATTAGCTGCCAAGATTGTGGTAACCAAGCGAAGAAAGATTGTGAACACATGAGATGTAGGACTTGTTGCAAGAGCCGAGGCTTTCAATGCCAAACCCATGTGAAAAGCACTTGGGTTCCAGCGGCAAAAAGGAGAGAACGGCAACAACAACTTACTACTTTACAGCAGCAGCAAGAagaacaacagcagcagcagcagcaacagcaaacGCTGCAGCTGCACAGAGATAATATACCCAAAAGGCAAAGAGAGGATCCAAGTGCTTCCTCTCTTGTTTGCACTCGTATATTGCCTTCTAGTACTTCTG GGTTGGAGGTGGGGAATTTTCCAGCCAAAGTAAGTTCAAATGCCGTATTTCACTGCGTTCGGATGAGTTCGGTTGATGATGCGGAGGATCAATTCGCATATCAAACGGCTGTGAACATTGGCGGACACGTATTTAAAGGGATTTTATACGATCAAGGTCCTGAGAATCAGTACATGGCTGCTGGTGAAAGCTCGTCCGGCGGTGGAAGTGCTAGTCACCAGCATAACCTTATTGGTGCTGTGGGCACCGCCACGTCAGCAGCCACGACTTCTGCGAGTGGTGGCGGTGCAGCTGCAGCACCGGAAGCCTCACCTTATCTCGACC
- the LOC107829641 gene encoding protein EXPRESSION OF TERPENOIDS 1-like isoform X2: MAGFFSLGGGAASSSQAQDQQQHQQSTNNPPTEISPDSWFLYRNDQELPTYRGFELWQTSNSQPQIRHPINPLQDLYPTAAVGLGDGPTRSGFTVTATRPDHDPSSGGSGGLVMMRSGGGGISCQDCGNQAKKDCEHMRCRTCCKSRGFQCQTHVKSTWVPAAKRRERQQQLTTLQQQQEEQQQQQQQQQTLQLHRDNIPKRQREDPSASSLVCTRILPSSTSGLEVGNFPAKVSSNAVFHCVRMSSVDDAEDQFAYQTAVNIGGHVFKGILYDQGPENQYMAAGESSSGGGSASHQHNLIGAVGTATSAATTSASGGGAAAAPEASPYLDPSLYPAPLNTFMADTP, encoded by the exons ATGGCTGGGTTCTTTTCACTAGGTGGAGGAGCTGCAAGTAGCAGCCAAGCCCAAGACCAGCAGCAGCACCAACAAAGCACTAATAATCCTCCCACTGAAATTAGTCCAGACAGTTGGTTCTTGTACAGAAATGATCAAGAGTTACCTACATACAGAGGCTTTGAGCTATGGCAAACTAGTAATTCCCAGCCCCAGATTCGGCACCCAATTAATCCGCTTCAAGATCTTTATCCCACCGCCGCTGTTGGATTAGGTGACGGGCCGACCCGCAGTGGCTTTACTGTGACTGCGACTCGGCCCGATCATGACCCTTCTTCAGGAGGATCGGGTGGATTGGTCATGATGAGAAGTGGGGGAGGTGGAATTAGCTGCCAAGATTGTGGTAACCAAGCGAAGAAAGATTGTGAACACATGAGATGTAGGACTTGTTGCAAGAGCCGAGGCTTTCAATGCCAAACCCATGTGAAAAGCACTTGGGTTCCAGCGGCAAAAAGGAGAGAACGGCAACAACAACTTACTACTTTACAGCAGCAGCAAGAagaacaacagcagcagcagcagcaacagcaaacGCTGCAGCTGCACAGAGATAATATACCCAAAAGGCAAAGAGAGGATCCAAGTGCTTCCTCTCTTGTTTGCACTCGTATATTGCCTTCTAGTACTTCTG GGTTGGAGGTGGGGAATTTTCCAGCCAAAGTAAGTTCAAATGCCGTATTTCACTGCGTTCGGATGAGTTCGGTTGATGATGCGGAGGATCAATTCGCATATCAAACGGCTGTGAACATTGGCGGACACGTATTTAAAGGGATTTTATACGATCAAGGTCCTGAGAATCAGTACATGGCTGCTGGTGAAAGCTCGTCCGGCGGTGGAAGTGCTAGTCACCAGCATAACCTTATTGGTGCTGTGGGCACCGCCACGTCAGCAGCCACGACTTCTGCGAGTGGTGGCGGTGCAGCTGCAGCACCGGAAGCCTCACCTTATCTCGACC